CTGCGTTCTAAACAAGTTGTACGTGGCCTACAGTTGTTTTTTGGAAGACTagcattacagtagtcaagcCTTGAGGTGATAAAAGCATGCATtcatttttctgtgtcagcctgaGACCGCAACAACAAATATGTACTTCAAAACGGAGGTATATAGACCTTACAatgattgattaaaaacaataaaagccaGTAGCAAGGCCAAAAGTTCAACAACCATTGTATAAAAAATGAAGGACAATTTTCCCTTATTGACATATTGTCCCGGCCAATGAGACAGTACTGTCCACAACAAACTGGTGGACCGCCAGCATGTTGCTGCAGAAATCCAGCTTGTTCCGCAGGTGACCACGGAGTATGTATGGGTGTTTTCCACCTATTGAAGTCATCTCCGTTTAAACCCCATCAGATGTCGCCTGGTTACAAAGCTCACGCCTACATGCTTTGCAATGATGATCTGCATCCATCGTGAAGATCTCATTGGAGATCCACACTCTCATCTCCGTTAACATCGACTCTCAACGTGCCTTCAAGCAAGGCACCTAGATTGTATGTGAGGCAGCATCATACTTCACAAGCTGGAGGGACAATTAAcagaagtttaatttaaagaaaaagtctgTGTTGATTTAACAAGGagcaacaaaatgtttctgactCACGTTTTGTTGATGATGCTTGTGTCTATGAAATAAATATCCACCAACTCCACCACCCAGGACTAGTACGACCCAGAAAACTGCCACTAAGAGCAGAGCCAGATGGGACCGaccacctgaaaaaaaaaagtgtcttctTGAATCCAAAGCATGAGTATTAAAATCCttaattttaaagatttttctttgtttctaacCTGTAAGATTTGTCTCATTCTTTGGCTCTGGAGGCTGGAGAGTTCTGGGATGAAGTGTTGTCTCTGTcgttgttgtttcttttaagTTTGGATCTGTAAAAAGATTTGCAATGATTTATACCCAGCCAGTAAACCCACGTGGGGCATAAATAAACCTCTGCCCATCTTGGTTACCCAATTGGGACCCAGACAATTACATCCTCAAGCCCTACATGGGTTCATGAAAAGTTAAAGAAGTACATTTAGAAGTTGAACTGTTCTTTAGTTAAATCTCGGCCAACTGAGATCATTAATCAACATCATCAATATGGGACCTACTAGGATGACAGTGTCTGAATTTGAATGACAAACTCACCTACAACAAGCTGAACAATTGAATCCTTAAAGGGGCTGTTTAACTTTGGGATGAAACACTTGTATCTTCCTTCATCTTCCACTGTCACATTCAGAATTTTGAGCGATATGTTCCCATGTTTCAGGCGATCTGTGAACAATGCTGTCCTCTTGACGTACGACTGGATCTTCATGTCTGGAACTTCCCGGCGGTCCCTGTAGAGATGCACATACTCGACCCGACTGAGCCTATCCAAGGGGTCTGGCTTCAGATCGGGCTTCGACCACTCCACCGTCAGTGCCTCAACGTTCATGAAAGGTTCCAGGTGACATGGCAGTATGACGTCGTCGCCTGGCGCGGCAACGATCGGCATGAGCGACCCAATCACATGAGGTTGACCtagaaaaaggagggaaataTTCAACGAATGTTATCCAAATCTTTCCTGTAAATTCACACCAAATTTCCAGGtattgatttgacattttgataTATTCTTTGTCTGAAATCTGTCACAATTTAACTCATTAACAACGCAATCTAGAGGCAATCTTACAATGGAATAAAGGTTCAATTCTAGAAAGCTAGCCTGACACAGTGCTCGCACAGAGTTTGGGTCTGGTACGGGTGTGTCCTTTAGATATTTTGGGTGTCCTAAATATCTAAAAGGACACACCTGTACCACAACATACGCCCTTGTGATAAGTAACGGTATTAAAGCTGACAGGCAGGGTGCGATGACAGCAGGTTAACATACATCCTGCAAATAACTTCGTTTGTTGACCCAATATCACGTTTCAACAGACCGCATCCTCCTCTTCAAATTACTCAAAACCAGTTTGACGGTTGAAGTTCACTGACGGTAAAAGGAGTAAAGATAACCGACAGCTGGGTTTGGCTGGATGAATGTTCATCCAGAATCTATTTCTGgtgtcttttgtcttctttaacgcagacaaacaaaacctaTGAAAATGATACGCTGCTGTAttgtccaacaacaacaacgtcagACAACCTTATATTACATAACAGTCACACAACGTTTCTGTAGCGTTGAGAAAAGTAGGCGGTTATTAACAcacggtgtttcggtttaacgagtgaccatgttaactggtgacACATCTGTGGTCGTAGTAGTTAGCTGTCCTCGTGAATTCCTTCATTGtttagcttcttcttcttttaactcTTTAATGTTAGAAACATACCTACctaccttccttccttctttaaCTGACAGCTTTGTCTCTTCGTGTTTCAACAGATGTCGAAACTACGGCAGAGCACGAACGTTCTAACGGTCACTCTTCATAAACAAGACTGTCCCGTTTTCCCGCCGAACAAACGAACGTTCGAAGAAACAAACGAACAAACgtgttgtgatgttttcaaAGACTCATATTTCCACCGAAGTGACGGTTAACACACTCCGAGTTCACCGGTTACATAACACTAACggcgtgaacacacacacgtcaaagctaacaggctaacaggctacTGTTTGGAACACGTTGTTGTGTTGCTTAGCAACAGTGACGTCACATCATACTACTACTAACACGTGTatatcttatttttaaaaaagttaaagcGCATTAAAGCATTTAAATTCTGACAGCTTGGAGGAGTGAACAGTGACACATGTGTGGACCTCACCGACACGGCTACGTTTGAATTCAAcgaacgaatgaatgaatgaagcggTCAACAAACcgttaaaaagtaaaaacaaacacctgaactcacctgtaCCGGCTGCCCGCGCCGCGGTGAACACATGTACGGTTACAGTCCAGAGAGTCAAAGTGAAGGCGAACATCGAGTCCACGGAGAGAACCGTAAGAAAGAACCGGAGAGTGAGACCGAGAACTACCGACTGTCGGTGTGTGAGCGTGATCCCGTGTGACTGAGGCGGGACTGCTCTCACGCTTTAATAGCGTCATGACGTGGCATGTGCGTAATTTACGAGTGACGTAAGGTTTCACATAACACGTGAGAGAAACTCCTGGAAATGTTTCCAAAATATAATTCGTTGTCATGTTTAAATAACACACAGGCTTTCTTTATTTACctcttcttcatgttttctgtatACAGCAGAGGATTAGGGCTTTTTAGGGCcacatagatagatatatagatatatatatatatattatatatatatatattatatatatatgaaactgttttttcccccacgtgtgaaacatttaataaagtttcaagagttttaaaataactcaaaattctgactttatttttagaagaattctgatttttttatatattaaactgatttttttgtgtcGCGTCTTAACTGTGTTGTGTAATTTTTTTGTGGTGTGTTActcttaattttatttttatgtagcCTGTGTGGGTTCTCCCTGgatactccagcttcctcccacagtccaaagacatgctcgcaggtgtgaatgtttgtttgtctttatgtgccctgtgatatgTTGGTGACTCGTccaggctccagccccaccatgaccctgatggggatgagcagttacagataatggatggacatTCATATAATGTGAGAAGGTATAATCATTTGATATtgttaataaagtttttacaaACTGATGATGTAACTGGACTTGTGACCCCAAGTCACGTTATATAGTTAAAGGGTATGAGTCACACTCTTTTTATGACTCAGCAAGTTAATAGACACTGTTATTTAgttattaatttgttttaatattattattcttacatCATACTCAGGGAACTTCTTGTAAACTCCATTTGGGGCAAAGAAATAAGTCCCTATGAGTCAACATCTTTCATTaccaacatttaaaataaaactgaatatgaaaacaACGGGTGTTTTCAAAGCACAATCTGCTGTGTCACATCAGCAGCACAGCACTAAACATGCGATTCATTCTGACAAAGCAGAAAAGATCATTGTCATGAGTTATTTAGTGAAAATCATATAAGcctgagcacttgttggctgctttacCTTCACTCTGTGGTCCAACTCATCTCAAACCATTTTAAATGGGTTTACGTCTGGTGATTGTCTTGGTCAAATAGTCCTTACATAAGCTGGAGGTATGTTCTGGGTCATtatcatgacaaaaaaaaaaaggtcccactaagctcaaaccagatctatgcttcacagtgggaaccacacatatAGACACCATCTGTTCACCTTCTCCACATCTCAGAAAGACATAGTGGGTGGAACCAAAAATTTAGACTCACcagaccaaagtccagatttccacTGATCTAgtgtctgttctttgtttttgttggatcAAGCAGTCCTCTTCAtcttgttggtctccctcagtcaTGGTTTCTTTGCACTAATTCAGGtcatgaaggcctgattcacacGGTCTCCTCTCCCCCGCACAACCCTGCAATGATTCGCCACAACGCATGATTTGGCCTGAATACAGCTTCATGAAAGCCAACACTATCTCTGAACAAGACAACTGATGCATATCAAAGACGCAATGAGAAGGTGTGCCAAACAGTCACAGTAAGTACCCTTCTataaagtcatgtttttattacccCACAAAAGGCAACATAGCTTAGAAAGAAGCAACCATTGCCCAGTTTTGGTGACCTATTTGGTCTAAACCACCATCATATTGTGCAGTTACCACAATCATAGACGGCACGTCAACCAGTTTTTGCAACATATGAAATTTAATGTTGTGCAAGGCCaaagattacaaaaaaatagaatagaagATAAAACGTGGCAAAGTCAAACTTCTTGAAATTCTGTCCTGGAAATAGAAGGTAAAACGAGGCCACTTGTGACATTTGAGGTGTTAAAAAAGAACAGATTCAGACAGGAAGCCGTGGCCTCTAGTCTCTAGGTAGACCTTGGGTGTGATACCGTCCCCCCaaaccagtcagtcagtgtttgtatcacaTCCGAGCGACATGGAGATAACAACACTCTGCGCTGTTGTTGGTGAGTGCTGAATTTTCGTTCTAAAACATGAAGTGAATTCTTGTTTCTAAGAAACGTTAAAAGTCTAAGTTAAAAATCTAAACCTAATCTTTGCTCtgtaatgtatatttatttaagacattaaaatattaatttgcaaTGTTTGTCCCGGAACTAAGTTTACAATCGTTATTTTACAACTAACGAATACATTTCTGTTAAATGGAATTCTAAGAAACAATCTTATCTTGCAACTAAAGCAATTACTGCTGATGCGACATTGTTTCATCGTATTAACCAAGCAACAAGCAACATTTTTGTACAAATCTAATAGACACTAAATAATTACTGTTTTATTGCCATAAGtatgtgcaacaaaaacacagtatcATAAAAACATCTATCTCTCTTCAGAACCAGATATTAATCTCTTAAAGGCTCTGGAGGGCTAATCTGCATCTTCTTGTTGTGGCTTCACACTTAATTTTATACTTGTGAAGCTTTGATCGCGTCTTGTGCAGCTGCAGAACTtgtcaacatttttcttctttttgataTCGCCCTTTCTACTTTGGCGTGCTgttgcacacagacacaaagcacTCACTGGTTTTcataaatggagaaaaaactCTAGTAAATAATTTAAGAGAGCACCAACGATGAGGTCACTTATTATTCAGAATAACATCCAGCGTGAAATAAGGAAGCAATAAAAACACGACGAAGGTGACACATTTGTTCAGCGTTTATCTGTTGAGGTTCATTCAagataaaaatctgaattttccatcatctctttgtttcttgCAGCTGCTCTCAGAGTCGTTCCCAACAGGTCCCAGTTCTTCCAGTACGAGGAAATCTCTCTGAGCTGTCAGCAGCAGGGAAACTCTTCTGAGTGGACGGTTAAGAGGAACACATCTCGAAAGATAAACCAAGACTGTTTCACATCCTGGGGTACAGTGAATGAATCCATCTGTGTCACCAATACCCTTTATCCAGCAGACAGTGGAGTTTACTGGTGTGAATCTGCAGCAGGAGAGTGCAGCGACCCCATCAACATCACTGTGACCAGTGGGTTTGAACTTTGAAAGTAAGAGTCCTGTAGTCTTGTACAGTCTTGTAAATAATCATGATCTGTCCCTCAGGTGGACTTGTGATCCTGGAGAGTCCAGCTCTTCCTGTGATGGAGGGAGAAGACGTGACTCTGCGCTGTACAAGCAGGATGAAATCCTCCTCCACTCTCATGACTGATTTCTATAAAGATGGACGTCTCTTCTGGAGCAGCTGTACAGGAAACATGACCATCTACAGTGTTTCTAAATCTGATGAAGGAGTCTACGAGTGTAACATCTCGGGAGCCGGACAATCACCAGACAGCAGGCTCACCATCAAAGGTGAGATCAgccttaaaaaatatatgagtATGAGCAATGaggtatatttatatatatatagattcatataaatgtaaatCACTATGTGTCATGGAGCGTTTTAACCAGGTTGTGTTTGGCCCAGCACACGTGAGAGGCATGTAGATAGAGCTTGCTGTTTTGTTGCATTCAGGCCAACCtgtggtgtttctgttttgaagaAAAGCGTCCTGATCTGCCAAACTCTCCGCTCGAGTTCGACATTCTACTTCCTGTGGTGGTCGTGTCCCTCTCGCTGCTCTTGCTGGTTTCGGTGTTGCTCTTCTGCCTATGGAGGAACCACAAAGGTCAGCCTGTTTTCATGTcaataaagtgacattttgcaTCCTGTGTCATTGCTTGCTCTTCATGTATAAATGTCATGATGTCACAACTACTTGGACTTTTTCTGACACTCGTGTGTGTGTCCGCCTACGATCTTTATATTGAATGTTTACTTTGTTGTATTTCAGGAAACATTCTTCACACCTCGGCCAGAATTgacagatgaaaataaatagttttgctGACTTGCTAATTCTGACATCTCTATGTCCTGTTTGTTTACAATCGTGTTGCTCTATAAGTATATATGCTTTACCGTTTACCGTGTTGTATCTTAGGAAATCTTTTAAACACCTTGGCCGACTACAGATAAAAAATAGCCTCTAGGATAATTCTGGCTTCTCTGTCCTTTTTCTAAATAACCTAAACTAAAAAACAACCATACTACTGTGTCCACACTCAAACTCAAAGAAGTCAAATGGAGTttgaagacagaaacatgagTGATTTCTTTAGATAAAAATTTACTTTGTGAACGAGAAGTTGAAgataaaaagctgttttttgtctgGTAACATCTGTGTGTGGATTGCttgaacacatacagtattttcatgaatgcagacataaaacatacaaagtGCAACTCTTGTGTAACAGTGAGTTTTGTGTTGCAGATAAAGACAACCCTGAGGTCTCGTATGTTGATGTCGTCGTTGTACAGGATGTGCAACCAAAGAGAATCAGAGGTAACAGGAAATTACACAAAAGAGTAAACAACCATAAAAAGGAAccacaaataacaaatacaagTTTCATGAGAACAAAGAGTTTCCATGACAGAAGAGATATAtgataaatattcatgagtTTTTCAGCTTTGTATCAAAGAATGAAAATCCTAAAGCTGtatgaacaaatattttttaaggcTGCAGCTTTAGATCATGTCAAGTCATGTTCACATGACACTCTGATAAGCAAATtacgttttatttttagctGGTGACACAGAGACACGAGTCATTGTATCACTTCCTTTGTAATGTATCCTTCTGGGTCACGCGTGTTTGTTGTTGGCTTCCTGGAAACCAAAGTCCCGCCTCCTTCCAGCTCTTATTGGTCCAGATCTTCTTGGCCCACCTCCATCACCATGCAAGTTGCATTTAACAACAACAGTTGGCCTGCCCTTCAGCTCCATAGAAACTGTGCATCATAAACTTACTATCATTAGACTGACCGAGtttctatttatactgtttatgattcatgtaataaaaacatgtggAGACAGagcaaaatataaacattaacaCAGATTAGATGAACAggtataaaacaaaacaagagaagcTCTTTGAGCTCTGTTATAATTCacaacatttgaatatttgcatatttactcTTGTGTATAGCACAAAGGAGGCCTGGATTacataatgacaataaagctgaataTTGGGTGGCAGCTAGTGTAACTAATTACTTTACAGATTACACATCAACTTCATATATATGTGAGCCATTAGGAGCATTTACTGGACGTGGGACTAGGACTGAAGTGTGGTCTTGAAATAAGAGTCTTCAAACAGGAAGCAATGAAACAGGGTAACAAATGAACAGTGCTCTGAGTCAGCGTTAAGGATCTCTGTTttgaaatacacaaagaaaagtaCACAAAGGGTTGTGTTACCCAACAAAGGGAAAGTTTAAACACCTTTGAATTGATTTTTCATGTGAAGTACATATGGCTAAATGTCAAACCTACTGACAAGAGGAAAGTTCTCTAAAGAAATGTTCCTTTCATGAACCAATAGGTAACCAACTGCCCCTTTGCAATAGAAATTTACTGACTCTAGCGTCATGAAAAATTCTTGATTTGATCTGTTGCATTTAGTTTGCATATCTATAAGATGTCCTTTGTTTCAGCCGACACCTGTCTGAATTAAGCCCTGCGAAGCCTCAACTACGATATCGTTTAAAGTAGATACATACCAATAATTTAAGAAATGAATCCCAGCTGGAGTTATGAGCATTGATATGTTTGCTTCGTTCTTATATTActcaaaaaatgacaaaaatccaTTGTCATTGTCCAACACAGTCAtaaattaatgttaaaatgtgtttttacagacacgtaatgaattgttaAAATGgcatatttcttttattttggtgggggagctttagtttactttaaactgctaatatgtttgttttggaacatTACAatgctacagaaacactaggtaactgttaaagtatgataaggttgtgtgacgttgactgctgttagttattggaTTGATTAATGGTATTCTGTTTATACCAGAAGTAAATGGTTGGGTTCATCTTTGTTACAATCTAAGACAGATGACAAACGTTAATGTCACGTTAATTTTAGAACACCTGTGAGGCAGAGATACGTGTAGCGACTGATATATAATAATTGGTACGTGTTCTTCCTTCACAGATCGAAGCGCTGCACCGACCTTCTACACAAAAGTCAAAGCTGGAAAcacctgacaggaaacagcacCAGTCTGGACTTTATGgattaaaacagaataaatgttcCTTGTACTTTTCACAGAAACCAAACTggagaaaaaacatgaactaaACTTCATCAGCGAGGAGGAAAGCTCTGAACTCCCACACAACTAAACGTTTCATTGAAACTGGTCTGCGGAAACCACAGACTGCAACTATCCAGTGTACATATCTCCAATACCAGCGTGGAGTATCTGTCCATTAATTGAACTATTTAAATGACGTGTTTGTCATCTCAGACATTTACTATTAACATGTTGTCATATGACATATTTTTGACTCCGTCATGAGGTATGTAATGTGTATTTATAGCTGATGAAACAGGTATTTCCTCATTCCACCTCTGCTTGAAATCAGCCACAGGGAACGTCTTCATCGTCAATGTTTCCACACTGATTACACTCTTACGTTCCTGAGACTcccgtccacttgaggctggtccATGAttctgctgatttttagattagccgggaggcagtGTAGATAAAACATGACATCTATTTTTAGTGTGCTAATTTGATAATTCATTGGCAGAACTGTTGAAGGTTTTTATGAGTCTGCTTAATTACCAGGGTTTCCCTGTGTAGTTCCTTTCCTTGTTCTTTTGCCTGCCACTTTCTGTTCTGTGTATCGCTGGGCGTGGCCTGAACCCTGGAACATATCTATGAAAAGTGTCCgaaaataacttctgttatgatgtGGTGCTATATAAACACAActaaatgaaatggaaaataaacttcaacattttattGTCTACATTTGTATTTCAGATCTGCCTCACAATGAAAACAGTTCTTTGATATGACGTTTAAATGACCTGTCAGATGCAATAAATCACAAACTCAAACATGACATCTAAAAAGGTCTAACATACTGACAGTGTGActttattttgatcattttgcaAGTGAGAATTTTGAGCTTTAAGTCAGGAAATATTTGTGTTAACAGAGCAGTGAAGCTGTGAAATAATTATGTTGACAGAGCCAAACGAACAAACACGTCTGttgtcatttattaattaataaataccAACTGAACTTTAACACAGCTGTGATTCAGTCATAAATGCACCTGCTGCTGACGAGCCCACTTATCACTTCTCCACACCTGATTGGCTAACGCCCCCTGCTGGTATCATAATGTCTCTCTGGTATGACTTAATTTCATCTATAAAACCTCATATCATCTATAACCCACACAGTGCATCTGGAGACTCAGAAATAACCACACTAAATCCTTTAATAGAAATCtattatattttgtgttttgataatGATTTGGCTGGTTTACCTATATCAACATAAAATGAGGTTTTCAAAGTCAGGTCACCTGTTGGCTTAAGTATTAAATGAATCAATGTGACTGTTAAGAGACATCTGCTGGCAGAGCCTTAATACTACATGTGTATGGAAAGAAACcatgaaagaaggaaaggaaggaattATTAATACACATGAAGAAACTTCTTCAGACTCAGACTTCTTTTTCATACACTACAGGTCAATTTAAGCTCCAAATTAAACCAACTGCCTCTATGTCATTTTGGAGTGGCTAAAGTCTAACTAGAAGCCACATCAGATGCAAATTTGGACACTAAAATGTCCAACTGATCATCTTgtgcaaaaagaaaagtagGAAACACTTTAGGACAAAGTGAACAGTCACTTATTGTTAGTGTGTAACAGTTTACTTCCAAAAATGGCTAAATCATCTTAATATTAACAGTAGTCATGAAAGTGCAAAAAGTAAATATAGTGCAAACATGAGAGTAATAATCATTTTTAGAATGTTACATATGTACAACGTGAAGAGGTCCCCTGGTAATCTACTATTGCATTCATGTTTGATTGATCTTATTTAGTccaaagtaaaaacagagataaacaaCAATAGAATTttgcaaaatatataaatacataaataaaataaaataagtagtATTAGAGAGGATGGTCAAGGCTTAAAAGCTCAGCAGTAAATGTTGAGGCACCTTCAAAAACCTGGGTAAAAAGATGTCTTAAGGTTTTTTAAGCCCAGAGACCACAAAGTGCCACTTTGACTGAAGGCGGACTGTCTCCGTGTTTTGAAAAGTTAACGAAGTCGTACATTTTAGAAGTTGGAAATGTTCTTTAGTTAAATCTCGGGCCAACTGAGATCATTAATCAACATCATCATATGGGACCCCTACTGGATGACAGTGTCTAattgaaaatgacaaacaactAACCTTACCACAAGCGGAACATTGCTCCTCTAACGGGGGCTGTAACTTTGGGATGAAACACTTGATCTTCCTTCATCTTCAACTGTTGTACACACTTCAGAATTTGAGCGAGCGGATCGCGATATGTTCCCATGTTTCAGGCGATCTGTGAACAATGTGTCTCTGACGTCAACGACTGGATCTTCATGTCTGGAAAGCTTCCCCGGCTCGGGGTCCCGTAGAGAGTGTTTAGAGATGCACATACTCGACCCGGACTGAGCCTGATCCAAGGGTCTGGCCTTCGATCGCGGCTTCGACCACTCCACCGTCAGTGCTCAACGTTCATGAAAAGGTTCCAGGTGACATGGCCGTTATGACTTCGTTCGCCTGGCGCTGCCAACGCTCGGCATGAGCGACCCAAATTCACATGAGGTTTTTTTGACCTAGAAAAAAGGAGGGAACTCAACGAATGTTATCCAAATCTGTCCTGTACTTCACACCAATTTCCAGGTAtgatttgtttgacattttgatctATTCTTTTGTCTGAAACTTGTCCCACCAATTTTTACCTCATAAAACGCATCTAGAGGCACTCTTACAATGGAAAAATCAAGGTCAATCTAGAAAGCTAGCCTGACACAGTGCTTCGCAAAGAGTTTGGGTCTGGTACGGGGTTGTGTCCTTTAGATATTTTGGGTGTCACTAAATATTAAAGGGCACCACCTGTACCAACCATACGCCTGTGATCTACGTACGGTATTAAAGGCTGGACAGCAGCGTCGATGGACACAGGTTGTTAACATTACATCCTTCAAAAACTTTGTTTGTTGACCCAATTCCACGTTCAA
Above is a genomic segment from Larimichthys crocea isolate SSNF chromosome XIV, L_crocea_2.0, whole genome shotgun sequence containing:
- the LOC104937830 gene encoding myelin-oligodendrocyte glycoprotein-like isoform X1, which gives rise to MFAFTLTLWTVTVHVFTAARAAGTGQPHVIGSLMPIVAAPGDDVILPCHLEPFMNVEALTVEWSKPDLKPDPLDRLSRVEYVHLYRDRREVPDMKIQSYVKRTALFTDRLKHGNISLKILNVTVEDEGRYKCFIPKLNSPFKDSIVQLVVDPNLKETTTTETTLHPRTLQPPEPKNETNLTGGRSHLALLLVAVFWVVLVLGGGVGGYLFHRHKHHQQNLVKYDAASHTI
- the LOC104937830 gene encoding myelin-oligodendrocyte glycoprotein-like isoform X3 — encoded protein: MPIVAAPGDDVILPCHLEPFMNVEALTVEWSKPDLKPDPLDRLSRVEYVHLYRDRREVPDMKIQSYVKRTALFTDRLKHGNISLKILNVTVEDEGRYKCFIPKLNSPFKDSIVQLVVDPNLKETTTTETTLHPRTLQPPEPKNETNLTGGRSHLALLLVAVFWVVLVLGGGVGGYLFHRHKHHQQNLVKYDAASHTI
- the LOC104937830 gene encoding myelin-oligodendrocyte glycoprotein-like isoform X2, producing MFAFTLTLWTLTVHVFTAARAAGTGQPHVIGSLMPIVAAPGDDVILPCHLEPFMNVEALTVEWSKPDLKPDPLDRLSRVEYVHLYRDRREVPDMKIQSYVKRTALFTDRLKHGNISLKILNVTVEDEGRYKCFIPKLNSPFKDSIVQLVVDPNLKETTTTETTLHPRTLQPPEPKNETNLTGGRSHLALLLVAVFWVVLVLGGGVGGYLFHRHKHHQQNLVKYDAASHTI
- the LOC104937834 gene encoding low affinity immunoglobulin gamma Fc region receptor II, which produces MEITTLCAVVAALRVVPNRSQFFQYEEISLSCQQQGNSSEWTVKRNTSRKINQDCFTSWGTVNESICVTNTLYPADSGVYWCESAAGECSDPINITVTSGLVILESPALPVMEGEDVTLRCTSRMKSSSTLMTDFYKDGRLFWSSCTGNMTIYSVSKSDEGVYECNISGAGQSPDSRLTIKEKRPDLPNSPLEFDILLPVVVVSLSLLLLVSVLLFCLWRNHKDKDNPEVSYVDVVVVQDVQPKRIRDRSAAPTFYTKVKAGNT